In a genomic window of Alteromonas gilva:
- the yjgA gene encoding ribosome biogenesis factor YjgA has translation MNDPSQNDDANWDNNDSYPDQDEFVSKSELKRQSALCQKIGEQLVNLSDAHLKTIPLDDELAGAIALANKINRKKDGFRRQLQFIGKLMRNRDLAPIEAGLAKLQNQHQAQNARFHQLEKTRDAIADKGDTAIQQALDAYPTLERQKLRQYHRAINKERAKNAPPKAYRELFQYLKEHTTDQD, from the coding sequence ATGAACGACCCAAGTCAGAATGATGACGCCAACTGGGATAATAACGACAGCTATCCCGACCAAGACGAATTCGTTAGTAAATCTGAGCTAAAACGCCAATCTGCCTTATGTCAGAAAATTGGAGAGCAACTCGTTAATTTGTCTGATGCGCACCTGAAAACCATCCCGCTGGATGATGAACTGGCAGGTGCAATCGCGCTGGCCAACAAGATAAACCGCAAAAAAGATGGCTTTCGCCGTCAGCTACAATTTATCGGCAAATTAATGCGTAACCGTGATTTAGCGCCTATTGAAGCAGGCCTCGCCAAACTTCAAAATCAACATCAGGCGCAAAATGCCCGCTTTCATCAGCTCGAAAAAACTCGCGATGCTATCGCGGATAAAGGCGACACCGCCATTCAACAGGCCCTCGACGCGTATCCAACACTGGAACGTCAAAAGCTACGTCAGTATCACCGTGCGATAAACAAAGAGCGGGCTAAAAACGCTCCGCCAAAAGCCTATCGCGAGTTATTTCAGTATTTAAAAGAACATACAACGGACCAGGATTAA
- the pmbA gene encoding metalloprotease PmbA, producing MQIEQQLAEIQSKVADTLKLALQKGATQAEASMSKVEGIAVSSRLREVENIEFTNDGGLGISVYVGKHKGSASTADLSREALALAVEKAVDIARYTSEDPCTGLADAELIATEFPDLDLYHPIPLDPQKAIETAIATESAALDYDPRITNSDGASYNANIGMRVYGNTHGINAGYTSSRYSLSCMVIASENDDMQRDYAYTVSRDASKLDSAQSVGLEAAKATVARLGAQKIKTATVPVLIDKQLASSLFGHYVGAISGGSLYRRSSFLLDKLGSQVFPEWLNIVERPRLKGALASSNFDNEGVATKDMTIVDGGTLATYLYTSYSGRKLNAVSTGHAGGIHNWIVGDSGHSDADLLKTMGTGLLVTEMMGQGVSIVTGDYSRGAAGYWVENGVIQYPVHEVTIAGTLQDMFANIVAIGKERDERGSISTGAVLLENMTIAGA from the coding sequence ATGCAGATTGAACAACAGCTAGCAGAAATACAATCGAAGGTTGCCGATACATTAAAATTGGCCCTACAAAAAGGCGCCACTCAGGCCGAAGCGAGCATGTCTAAAGTAGAAGGCATTGCGGTGTCGTCACGACTACGCGAGGTTGAGAACATTGAATTTACCAATGACGGCGGCCTGGGGATCAGCGTGTATGTGGGGAAACACAAAGGCAGTGCATCAACAGCGGATCTGAGTCGCGAAGCGCTGGCGCTAGCGGTAGAAAAGGCCGTTGATATTGCACGCTATACCAGCGAAGATCCCTGTACCGGGCTGGCTGATGCTGAACTTATCGCTACCGAGTTCCCCGATTTGGATCTCTATCATCCTATCCCACTGGATCCGCAAAAGGCCATTGAAACCGCTATAGCAACAGAATCCGCAGCGCTCGACTATGACCCGCGAATTACCAATTCAGATGGCGCCAGCTATAATGCCAATATTGGCATGCGTGTTTACGGCAATACCCACGGCATTAATGCTGGCTATACCAGTAGCCGCTACAGCTTAAGCTGTATGGTGATTGCCAGCGAAAACGACGACATGCAACGCGATTATGCTTACACGGTGAGTCGCGATGCCAGTAAGCTCGACTCAGCGCAAAGTGTTGGACTTGAGGCTGCAAAGGCGACAGTTGCCAGACTGGGTGCGCAAAAAATTAAAACGGCGACGGTTCCGGTGCTTATTGATAAGCAGTTAGCCTCGAGCTTGTTTGGCCACTATGTTGGCGCAATCAGTGGCGGTTCGCTGTATCGTCGCTCGTCATTTTTACTCGACAAGCTGGGTAGTCAGGTGTTTCCTGAATGGCTGAATATCGTTGAACGTCCACGTTTAAAGGGCGCGTTAGCCAGCAGTAACTTTGACAACGAAGGCGTGGCAACCAAAGACATGACCATCGTGGATGGCGGCACGTTAGCGACGTATCTGTACACCAGTTATTCGGGCCGCAAGCTTAATGCTGTGAGCACCGGACACGCCGGTGGCATCCACAACTGGATAGTCGGTGACTCAGGCCACTCTGATGCTGATTTGCTAAAAACCATGGGCACCGGCCTGCTAGTCACAGAAATGATGGGCCAGGGGGTTAGCATAGTTACCGGCGATTATTCGCGGGGAGCTGCGGGTTACTGGGTCGAAAATGGCGTGATCCAGTATCCTGTACATGAAGTAACTATTGCCGGCACTCTACAGGATATGTTTGCCAACATAGTGGCGATTGGTAAAGAGCGCGATGAGCGGGGGAGTATCAGTACCGGCGCAGTGCTGTTGGAAAATATGACCATTGCCGGCGCGTGA
- a CDS encoding choice-of-anchor A family protein: protein MNFSRARLLCFSALFVLSGAAWGSVDNVGTYNLILKNDLSTSSDIEGRIMIGGNINGSSTDVGSRIPLDADVDAVTVVGDINAPSLKAQNGHIVYGGNANTNNIITNSSTGQIIKEDQSLLQTRFDEIFQSVIDDSYYYKNLAANGTFNTSDQNKKLFDSDATDELLVFNIDGDDLRYGGLEFNFMPSVPIIINVAGTGELNINAKAQGNYFNKDTVSPLVLWNFYDYTKLSFNGDGWNGSVLAPYADISSYTGSLDGGIAALSYTGGVEIHNKLFTFEPNTAGPKDEEIPVPEPSTWLIFAGGFWLLFRQYKLNSARN from the coding sequence TTGAATTTTTCGCGAGCCAGGTTGTTATGTTTCTCTGCACTTTTTGTGCTGTCGGGTGCTGCGTGGGGCTCGGTAGATAACGTAGGGACTTACAACCTTATTCTAAAAAATGATTTGAGTACGTCAAGTGATATTGAAGGGCGAATCATGATTGGTGGAAACATCAATGGCTCGTCGACCGACGTAGGAAGTCGCATTCCTCTGGACGCCGATGTGGATGCTGTGACTGTGGTAGGCGATATCAACGCACCCAGCCTTAAAGCCCAAAATGGTCACATTGTTTATGGCGGTAATGCCAATACCAATAATATCATTACTAACAGCAGCACCGGTCAGATTATAAAAGAAGACCAAAGCCTGTTGCAGACCCGTTTTGATGAGATTTTTCAAAGCGTTATTGATGACAGTTATTACTATAAAAATCTGGCAGCAAACGGGACCTTTAATACCTCAGATCAAAACAAAAAGTTATTTGATTCTGACGCTACCGACGAGTTGTTAGTCTTTAACATCGACGGTGACGATTTGCGCTATGGCGGCCTGGAATTTAATTTTATGCCCAGCGTCCCTATCATTATTAATGTTGCCGGTACCGGTGAATTAAATATTAATGCTAAAGCGCAGGGCAACTATTTTAATAAAGATACCGTATCACCGCTGGTTTTGTGGAATTTCTACGATTACACCAAGTTGAGTTTTAACGGTGACGGCTGGAATGGTTCAGTGCTGGCTCCCTACGCGGATATTTCCAGTTACACGGGTAGCCTGGATGGTGGTATTGCTGCACTGTCTTATACCGGCGGCGTTGAGATCCACAATAAACTATTTACCTTTGAACCGAATACAGCCGGCCCTAAAGACGAAGAAATTCCCGTACCGGAACCCTCTACCTGGCTTATCTTTGCCGGTGGTTTTTGGCTGCTGTTCAGGCAATATAAACTGAACAGCGCGCGTAACTAG
- a CDS encoding tetratricopeptide repeat protein: MLLLNVIFWVLFLATALVSPVATAQDEEKPAGVIECEKAELAYLDKKVNEALIYLQRCRQALPDYLPALTLLGKIQSEYSRHDLAVLTFSQALSEGADAELFAIPWSRSLLASRNYKILTDYNGYEEFDASVRIEWLKARAIACLKQNEHTCARSSYAKLAALTTDITVPLGFAGLAIRDKNWQEASKQLDSAAAIDANDVRVWLAYSRLALSRQQHDDALDYVNKAFKMEPENPRVLRMLVDVYLANDQREQATATLKMIIGQSPDDPFAMLVSNSLSYNEKYAAMLSELKVRIDQFSRESKADNKELYYLQGLIAYQEGRYEQALKNFLLLHTQRAYLPQSLIMLARTYVALEKPAEAIKILESEQEMLLDGAPELMAMLIELFIEQGTVFKALPSWTKYAERYPDRLDVHLLEIKILFKRGLPGAMDKLDALYTRYPDSEEVARVYAVMLTRIGESKKALDIVNHMLDKAQNEAAWYNFKGALHLMLKQQEEAYTALSKALSLDESLLTARLNLAWLQYEKGEVNEALGEVVSLIAQYPSKLSIKQLYAGMLLSAGKFAEAKTEYEALYSLDNSQRSVIESLITIYQREDQQRRVIDLVSRLIELDVDVGNNLIRRAQLYVIDKQPARASVDLYKALSLADEDKAQILSIANVSLQAGNEKLTVRSLKTAIEVAPEDPLPLVKLAELYLNLEQTDNAESLLDASQAKFSDVPEYWILQGRLAEQKGQLELAAAHYHQVLTLNPSFDLAFAKLYTLTRYNVGVEAFETALKEHVANHPDGNFSRKLLGQYYYYRGQFEAAAEHYQVLVDSVEKDQGKAALARRLAQTYFHFDTVKAQELVATALKLDKDDPQIMALEGWSLVQQGALEEGLKRLREAYTLYGDNPDTQYFIAYTLAELELYDEAFEIIRQLLQTQVHYSYQNQAMALNARLAERANL, translated from the coding sequence ATGTTGCTGCTTAATGTTATTTTTTGGGTTTTATTTTTAGCTACTGCCCTGGTATCGCCGGTCGCGACTGCGCAAGACGAAGAAAAGCCTGCAGGCGTGATAGAGTGCGAAAAAGCAGAGTTAGCCTACCTCGATAAGAAAGTAAATGAAGCGCTGATATATTTGCAGCGTTGTCGCCAGGCGTTGCCTGATTATCTGCCTGCCCTGACCTTGTTAGGTAAAATTCAAAGTGAGTATTCGCGTCACGATTTGGCCGTTTTAACCTTTTCGCAAGCCTTGTCCGAAGGGGCAGACGCCGAGCTCTTCGCCATTCCCTGGTCGCGCTCTCTTTTAGCCAGCCGCAATTATAAAATACTCACTGATTACAATGGTTATGAAGAGTTTGACGCATCCGTGCGTATTGAGTGGCTGAAGGCCCGAGCCATTGCCTGCCTCAAACAAAATGAACATACCTGTGCACGCTCAAGCTATGCCAAATTAGCTGCCCTCACCACCGATATCACCGTGCCATTAGGCTTCGCGGGCTTAGCAATACGCGATAAAAACTGGCAGGAAGCAAGCAAACAACTCGATAGTGCCGCGGCGATTGATGCCAATGACGTGCGGGTGTGGCTGGCATATAGCCGTTTGGCGCTGAGTCGGCAACAGCATGATGATGCACTCGATTACGTGAATAAAGCATTTAAGATGGAGCCCGAAAACCCCAGAGTACTACGTATGCTGGTGGATGTTTATCTGGCCAATGATCAGCGCGAACAGGCAACCGCAACGCTTAAGATGATCATTGGTCAGTCGCCTGACGATCCGTTTGCTATGTTAGTCAGCAATAGCCTCTCTTATAACGAAAAATACGCGGCCATGCTGAGTGAATTAAAGGTGCGTATTGATCAGTTCAGCCGCGAGTCTAAAGCCGATAACAAGGAGTTGTATTATCTTCAGGGATTGATTGCTTATCAGGAAGGGCGCTATGAGCAGGCGCTGAAAAACTTTTTATTATTGCACACCCAACGTGCTTACCTGCCGCAGTCCCTGATTATGCTTGCCCGAACCTATGTGGCACTGGAAAAGCCGGCAGAGGCCATAAAGATCCTTGAAAGCGAGCAGGAAATGTTGCTCGATGGCGCGCCAGAATTGATGGCGATGCTGATTGAACTGTTCATCGAGCAGGGAACCGTGTTTAAAGCCCTGCCGAGCTGGACAAAATACGCCGAGCGTTACCCTGACCGCCTGGATGTCCATCTATTAGAAATAAAAATCCTCTTTAAAAGAGGATTACCGGGTGCTATGGACAAGCTCGATGCGCTGTACACACGTTATCCCGATTCTGAAGAAGTAGCCCGCGTATATGCGGTAATGTTAACGCGGATCGGTGAATCCAAGAAAGCGTTGGACATTGTTAATCACATGCTCGATAAAGCTCAGAACGAGGCTGCCTGGTATAACTTCAAAGGTGCCTTGCATTTAATGCTTAAACAGCAGGAAGAGGCCTACACGGCCTTGAGTAAGGCGCTGTCCTTAGATGAAAGCCTGCTAACAGCCCGGCTTAACCTCGCATGGCTTCAGTATGAAAAGGGAGAGGTAAACGAAGCGCTGGGCGAAGTGGTGAGTTTGATTGCACAATACCCGTCTAAGTTGTCAATCAAGCAACTGTATGCCGGCATGCTCCTCTCGGCAGGTAAATTTGCCGAGGCGAAGACTGAGTACGAAGCACTGTACAGTCTGGACAATTCACAGCGAAGCGTCATTGAAAGCCTGATCACGATTTATCAGCGGGAAGACCAGCAACGCAGAGTGATTGACTTAGTTAGCCGCCTAATTGAGCTTGACGTTGATGTCGGTAACAATTTGATTCGACGTGCACAGCTTTACGTGATCGATAAACAGCCCGCAAGGGCATCGGTGGATCTTTATAAAGCGCTATCGCTGGCCGATGAAGATAAAGCGCAAATCTTAAGTATTGCGAATGTTAGCTTGCAGGCAGGCAATGAAAAACTAACAGTCAGGTCTCTGAAAACTGCAATAGAGGTTGCCCCGGAAGATCCCTTGCCGCTGGTTAAATTGGCAGAGCTGTATTTAAATCTGGAGCAGACCGATAACGCTGAAAGCTTACTCGACGCATCACAGGCTAAATTCAGCGATGTACCAGAATACTGGATTTTACAGGGGCGTCTGGCCGAACAAAAAGGGCAACTAGAGTTAGCGGCAGCGCATTATCATCAAGTGCTTACTCTCAACCCGTCTTTTGATTTAGCCTTTGCCAAACTTTATACGTTAACCCGTTATAATGTAGGTGTTGAGGCCTTTGAGACTGCCCTTAAAGAGCATGTTGCCAACCACCCTGACGGCAATTTCAGCCGTAAACTGCTCGGTCAGTATTACTATTATCGAGGGCAATTTGAAGCGGCAGCCGAGCATTATCAGGTGTTGGTAGATAGTGTTGAGAAAGATCAGGGTAAAGCAGCACTGGCACGCAGATTAGCGCAGACCTACTTCCATTTCGATACGGTTAAAGCCCAGGAATTAGTGGCCACAGCGTTGAAACTCGATAAGGACGACCCACAAATAATGGCCCTGGAGGGATGGTCTTTGGTACAACAAGGGGCGTTAGAAGAGGGGCTCAAACGACTTCGCGAAGCTTACACCCTGTACGGCGATAATCCCGACACGCAGTATTTCATTGCTTACACGCTGGCGGAGCTCGAACTCTATGATGAAGCCTTTGAAATCATCCGCCAGTTGCTCCAGACACAGGTACACTATTCTTACCAGAATCAAGCGATGGCATTAAACGCCAGGCTCGCTGAACGCGCCAATTTATAG
- the arcA gene encoding two-component system response regulator ArcA gives MQTPNILIVEDEVVTRTTLKSLFEAEGYNVFEAENGEQMHDFFENHTINLVIMDINLPGKNGLILAREVRDRKNIGLIFLTGRDNDVDRILGLEIGADDYLTKPFNPRELTIRARNLLSRTTSSSEDDDLPSRVSFNGWTLDGDSRSLIAPSGNEFRLPRSEFRALHLFLSNPGKILTREQLIMEMTGRELRPNDRTVDVTIRRIRKHFESEPNDEELIVTIHGEGYRFCGSVDS, from the coding sequence ATGCAAACGCCCAATATATTAATTGTAGAAGATGAAGTGGTCACCCGAACCACACTAAAGAGTTTGTTTGAAGCCGAAGGGTATAACGTTTTCGAAGCTGAAAACGGCGAACAAATGCATGATTTCTTTGAAAACCACACCATTAATCTGGTTATCATGGATATTAACCTGCCGGGTAAAAATGGCCTGATCCTGGCCCGCGAGGTTCGCGACCGCAAGAACATTGGTTTAATATTCCTGACTGGCCGCGATAACGACGTTGATCGTATTCTGGGACTGGAAATTGGTGCAGATGATTATCTGACTAAACCATTCAACCCTCGTGAACTGACCATTCGTGCGCGTAACTTGCTAAGCCGCACGACCAGCAGCAGTGAAGATGATGATCTGCCAAGCCGTGTAAGCTTTAATGGCTGGACGCTGGATGGTGACAGTCGTTCGCTGATTGCGCCAAGTGGCAATGAATTTCGTTTGCCGCGCAGTGAGTTCCGGGCATTACACCTGTTTTTGAGCAATCCGGGAAAAATACTTACCCGCGAACAGCTGATTATGGAAATGACCGGCCGCGAACTTCGCCCGAATGACCGTACTGTTGATGTCACCATCAGACGTATACGCAAACATTTCGAATCAGAGCCTAACGATGAAGAATTGATTGTCACTATCCACGGCGAAGGCTATCGTTTTTGCGGTTCAGTAGACAGCTAA
- a CDS encoding sensor histidine kinase, whose amino-acid sequence MSLSPARFSIKNTLLWLVITVAAGAILVATLITNYLQHEEVKRQLLSEVHSLASMLASTSQPVLLTDASDFEAKVLQNEHLAQILSGLESFPTVLNAHIYSARQSGTPELRAPYTNSAATPVSSKINEMARYFTARINEKENVVEIIRPINQNDTTLGYVYLRVSAASYLDFVANILMLQGATFILILLIAIMVAFKYSQMLISPIQGIVILLQKVGRTRDYSIRFTQSHIREYNLMLDAINLLLSRVEEYVEKQQLAERQHRELNSRLEEEVSQRTVALKSANSELISTLEKLHQFQHQIVENEKMASLGDMVAGVAHEVNTPIGLGITASTMMLDRLAVIDQQFKDKTLKASSMQKFISESRENLNIIYRNLDRAAQLISSFKQVAVDQSSEEPRDINVQQLIDETLMSLQPRLKKVNHVINIDCAPTLNVTCKAGPLNQILINLVMNSLIHAFENIEVGHIDITVRLTDEQKLKIIYSDDGSGIPNNIKNRIFDPFVTTKRGQGGSGLGMHLVFNLVTQALNGNITLKSEKGNGVEFTVIIPVGLKKQ is encoded by the coding sequence ATGTCGCTGTCTCCAGCCAGATTCTCAATAAAAAACACCCTTTTATGGCTAGTCATTACTGTCGCTGCCGGTGCGATACTCGTTGCCACGCTCATCACCAATTATCTTCAACACGAAGAAGTGAAACGGCAATTATTAAGTGAAGTCCATTCTCTGGCGTCGATGCTGGCATCAACATCACAGCCCGTCTTGCTCACTGACGCTAGTGATTTTGAAGCCAAGGTGCTACAAAATGAACACCTGGCGCAAATTCTCAGTGGATTAGAAAGCTTCCCTACCGTGCTCAATGCCCATATCTACAGCGCCAGACAATCCGGCACACCAGAATTACGTGCGCCTTACACTAATTCAGCGGCAACGCCTGTATCCAGTAAGATCAATGAAATGGCGCGTTACTTTACCGCCAGAATCAACGAAAAAGAGAATGTCGTTGAAATTATACGGCCTATTAATCAAAACGATACAACACTCGGGTATGTTTACCTCAGAGTTTCAGCAGCGTCTTATCTGGACTTTGTCGCAAATATCCTGATGTTGCAAGGCGCCACATTCATCCTCATATTGTTGATCGCGATTATGGTCGCTTTTAAATACAGTCAGATGCTCATTAGCCCCATTCAGGGCATTGTTATTCTGCTACAAAAAGTAGGCCGAACCCGTGACTATTCAATTCGTTTTACGCAAAGCCATATCCGCGAATACAACCTCATGTTGGATGCGATCAATCTGTTGCTATCGAGAGTTGAAGAGTACGTAGAAAAACAACAACTTGCGGAGCGCCAACACCGTGAGCTCAACAGCCGGTTAGAAGAGGAAGTGAGTCAGCGAACGGTCGCGCTTAAATCCGCTAACTCAGAGCTGATTAGTACCCTGGAAAAGCTCCACCAATTTCAGCATCAAATTGTTGAAAACGAAAAAATGGCATCGCTGGGAGACATGGTGGCCGGCGTTGCACATGAGGTCAATACTCCTATCGGTTTAGGTATTACTGCGTCAACGATGATGCTCGACAGGCTGGCAGTCATCGATCAGCAATTCAAAGACAAGACGCTAAAGGCCAGCAGCATGCAAAAGTTCATTAGCGAAAGCCGCGAAAACCTTAATATTATTTACCGAAACCTGGACCGCGCTGCACAATTGATCTCGAGCTTTAAACAGGTTGCGGTCGATCAATCGAGCGAGGAACCCCGTGATATCAATGTACAGCAGTTGATCGATGAAACCTTAATGTCTTTGCAGCCAAGGCTGAAGAAAGTAAACCATGTCATAAATATTGATTGCGCCCCCACTCTCAACGTTACCTGTAAAGCCGGACCACTTAATCAGATATTAATCAATTTAGTCATGAATTCACTGATCCATGCCTTTGAAAATATTGAAGTTGGCCATATAGACATAACAGTGAGGTTGACGGATGAGCAAAAACTGAAAATAATTTACAGTGATGATGGCAGCGGCATCCCAAATAATATAAAAAACCGGATTTTTGATCCCTTTGTTACAACAAAACGTGGGCAAGGTGGTTCCGGGTTGGGTATGCACCTGGTATTTAACTTGGTAACCCAAGCACTTAATGGCAATATAACGCTCAAGAGCGAAAAAGGTAACGGTGTTGAATTTACCGTGATAATTCCAGTGGGCTTAAAAAAACAATAA
- the glgA gene encoding glycogen synthase GlgA, which translates to MNIVFAISEVEDLVKTGGLADVGKALPLALKGMAHDVCIFMPYYRAIAEQFSLSESCTSQTVFAQSKVYHYTVRQLDWHGITIYFIDYPEYFDRDGLYNNAYEGYRDNGERFSFFCAAILNALQALSIQPDVIHCHDWHTAMLPYLMRNDNTGYFADTRTVFTIHNAAFQGVHRIDEIPLLHHHPAISSQVHGGYINLLQSAIECADKVTTVSPNYAEELLTDLGSHGLHERLMQRQRDLSGILNGCDYSQWDPMTDKYIPAHFNSDDISGKADCKHQLQGQSGLPQAPDIPVFGMVCRLTEQKGFGYLIPILDRLIRHKLQLVIIGTGDPSVCQDLGEFAEQHPQQFSFINGFSTEHAHLIEAGADFFLMPSQFEPCGLNQMYSLAYGTVPIVRAVGGLKDTVIDPEDNPVDATGFVFHQPSPEALLNCIRRALLAYYECPASFRAMQQRGMQTRFTWQASAQQYLALYQSLQQPQ; encoded by the coding sequence GTATCTTTATGCCTTACTACCGCGCTATTGCAGAACAATTTTCACTATCTGAGTCATGCACAAGTCAAACGGTGTTCGCCCAAAGCAAAGTTTATCACTACACTGTCCGCCAACTGGACTGGCACGGCATAACGATATACTTCATTGATTATCCTGAATATTTTGATCGTGACGGGCTTTACAACAACGCCTACGAAGGCTATCGGGATAATGGCGAGCGATTCAGCTTTTTTTGTGCCGCCATTCTCAATGCGCTACAGGCGCTGAGTATTCAACCAGATGTCATTCATTGTCATGATTGGCATACTGCCATGTTGCCTTATTTAATGCGCAACGATAATACCGGTTACTTTGCTGACACCAGAACTGTATTTACCATTCACAACGCCGCCTTTCAGGGCGTTCATCGTATTGACGAGATCCCGCTGTTACACCATCACCCGGCCATTAGCAGTCAGGTTCATGGCGGTTATATAAACTTATTACAGTCGGCTATAGAGTGTGCCGACAAAGTTACCACCGTGAGCCCAAACTATGCAGAGGAGTTGCTCACCGATCTGGGCAGCCACGGTTTACACGAACGCCTCATGCAGCGACAACGCGATTTATCGGGCATATTGAATGGTTGCGACTACAGCCAGTGGGACCCGATGACCGACAAGTACATTCCGGCCCATTTCAACAGCGACGATATCAGCGGCAAAGCTGACTGCAAACATCAGCTACAGGGTCAGTCCGGGCTCCCTCAGGCACCCGACATCCCGGTCTTTGGCATGGTTTGCCGACTAACCGAACAAAAAGGTTTTGGTTATCTCATCCCCATCCTTGACCGGCTGATCAGGCACAAACTGCAATTGGTGATCATTGGTACCGGCGATCCCAGCGTGTGTCAGGACTTGGGTGAATTTGCGGAACAACATCCACAACAGTTCTCATTTATTAATGGCTTTAGTACCGAACACGCCCATCTTATCGAAGCCGGTGCTGATTTCTTTCTTATGCCTTCCCAGTTTGAACCCTGTGGACTCAATCAAATGTACAGTTTAGCCTACGGAACCGTGCCAATTGTGCGAGCAGTGGGAGGCTTAAAAGACACCGTCATCGATCCTGAGGACAATCCAGTGGATGCCACGGGTTTTGTGTTTCATCAGCCTAGTCCGGAAGCATTGCTAAATTGCATTCGTCGCGCGTTACTCGCCTACTATGAATGTCCTGCTTCATTTCGCGCCATGCAGCAACGTGGCATGCAAACGCGATTTACCTGGCAAGCATCAGCTCAGCAATATTTAGCGCTTTATCAAAGCTTACAACAGCCCCAATAA